The Streptomyces camelliae genome window below encodes:
- a CDS encoding putative leader peptide: MRLDLTRRRHVDLARVASASCCAAA; the protein is encoded by the coding sequence ATGCGACTGGACCTCACGCGGCGACGCCATGTCGACCTCGCGCGCGTTGCCAGCGCCTCCTGTTGCGCCGCGGCCTGA